In one Lolium rigidum isolate FL_2022 chromosome 3, APGP_CSIRO_Lrig_0.1, whole genome shotgun sequence genomic region, the following are encoded:
- the LOC124696472 gene encoding membrane-associated progesterone-binding protein 4-like isoform X1 → MALGARLLLGLALLAALIGVLLQLYRLRKPRLWTPEELSVYNGTDEGLPILLGILGSVFDVTKGRSHYGPGGGYHHFSGRDASRAFVSGNFTGDGLTDSLQGLSSMEVNSIVDWRKLYFDKYIFSGKIVGRYYDSQGNPTKYLKGVEMKAKRGAQLLEKQKSEEDKIPNCNSKWSQAEGGEVWCEAGAGYPRLVRRPGDIALTGKVSQRCACFQEAELGRPGLVVYEGCDYLSTSCKVK, encoded by the exons ATGGCGCTCGGCGCCCGCCTCCTCCTGGGTCTCGCGCTGCTCGCGGCCCTAATCGGGGTCCTCCTCCAGCTCTACCGCCTCAGGAAACCG AGGTTGTGGACACCGGAGGAACTGTCGGTATACAATGGAACGGATGAGGGGTTACCCATACTACTTGGGATTTTGGG CTCGGTGTTTGACGTCACAAAAGGAAGGTCACATTATGGTCCCGGAGGAGGTTATCATCACTTCTCTGGCAG GGACGCATCACGAGCGTTTGTTTCTGGAAATTTTACAG GTGACGGGCTGACAGATTCATTACAGGGCTTATCTAGCATGGAG GTAAATAGCATTGTTGACTGGAGGAAACTTTACTTTGACAAATACAT ATTTTCTGGTAAAATTGTCGGACGCTACTACGACAGCCAGGGCAATCCTACAAAATATCTGAAGGGTGTAGAGATGAAGGCAAAAAGAGGTGCTCAGCTTCTTGAGAAGCAGAAGAGCGAGGAAGACAAAATACCCAACTGTAATTCAAAATGGAGTCAGGCAGAGGGTGGAGAA GTATGGTGCGAAGCAGGAGCAGGCTATCCAAGGCTGGTGAGGAGGCCAGGCGACATAGCCCTGACGGGAAAGGTGAGCCAGCGGTGCGCCTGTTTCCAGGAAGCGGAGCTGGGCAGGCCGGGGCTAGTGGTGTACGAAGGCTGTGATTATCTCTCCACGTCTTGCAAAGtgaagtag
- the LOC124696472 gene encoding membrane-associated progesterone-binding protein 4-like isoform X2 has protein sequence MALGARLLLGLALLAALIGVLLQLYRLRKPRLWTPEELSVYNGTDEGLPILLGILGSVFDVTKGRSHYGPGGGYHHFSGSIFLTGTHHERLFLEILQVTG, from the exons ATGGCGCTCGGCGCCCGCCTCCTCCTGGGTCTCGCGCTGCTCGCGGCCCTAATCGGGGTCCTCCTCCAGCTCTACCGCCTCAGGAAACCG AGGTTGTGGACACCGGAGGAACTGTCGGTATACAATGGAACGGATGAGGGGTTACCCATACTACTTGGGATTTTGGG CTCGGTGTTTGACGTCACAAAAGGAAGGTCACATTATGGTCCCGGAGGAGGTTATCATCACTTCTCTGGCAG CATTTTCTTAACAGGGACGCATCACGAGCGTTTGTTTCTGGAAATTTTACAG GTGACGGGCTGA
- the LOC124696471 gene encoding BTB/POZ domain-containing protein NPY4-like, whose product MKFMKLGSNPDTFQDDGSQVSIVDSELVSDITVRLGTTKFHLHKFPLLSKCARFQKLIPTTGDENIDIHIHDIPGGPKAFELCAKFCYGMVVTLNAYNVIAARCAAEYLEMNETVDKGNLIYKIDVFLSSCIFRSWKDSIIVLGTTKAHLPWSEDLKLVSHCIDSIASKASADTSKVEWSYTYNRKKLPTENDLDSQWNGVKKQQSVPKDWWVEDLTDLDIDSYKQVITAIKTMGMVPKEAIGEAIKAYTYKKLPSLSKVSMIHGDAKVRAMLVTITCLLPSEKGSVSCSFLLKLLRATNLLKCGEMCRKELVKRIGRQLDETSVSDLLIPTVDGETTVYDIDMILSIVEEYVRQDCKNAQKHNAEVNVAKVVDGYLTEVAKDPNTPVLKFIHLAEAVSGNSRPFHDGLYRAIDMYLKEHPSLSKSDKKKLCCLMDCKKLSPDACAHAVQNERLPLRTVVQVLYHEQTRASAAATVRADSICIGSYESSRSGATTNTEDEWDGVIAVEELSLSKTTKLDKCDSAEKSHGSSKSTTNGKVKGGATPKKVLGKMLSSKGLTGERSSSDSSDSAILRSQDHPKRTPSRSTKPAAA is encoded by the exons ATGAAGTTCATGAAGCTTGGATCGAATCCGGACACCTTTCAGGATGATGGGAGCCAAGTCAG TATTGTGGATTCTGAATTGGTGAGCGATATCACTGTTCGTCTGGGGACTACAAAGTTTCACCTTCACAAG TTTCCACTTCTATCCAAGTGTGCTCGCTTTCAGAAGTTGATCCCAACTACCGGTGATGAAAATATTGATATCCACATCCATGACATTCCTGGTGGCCCAAAAGCTTTTGAGTTATGTGCCAAGTTTTGCTATGGCATGGTTGTCACACTTAATGCCTACAATGTTATTGCTGCTCGCTGTGCTGCGGAGTACTTGGAGATGAATGAAACCGTCGACAAGGGTAATCTAATTTACAAGATTGACGTCTTCCTCAGCTCATGCATATTCAGGAGTTGGAAAGACTCTATTATTGTTCTTGGAACTACAAAGGCTCATTTACCATGGTCAGAGGATCTCAAGCTGGTTAGCCATTGCATTGACTCCATTGCTTCAAAAGCCTCTGCTGACACTTCCAAGGTTGAATGGTCGTATACGTACAATCGCAAGAAGCTCCCAACTGAGAATGACCTCGATTCGCAATGGAACGGAGTCAAGAAGCAGCAGTCTGTGCCAAAGGATTGGTGGGTTGAGGATCTCACAGATCTCGACATTGATTCCTACAAGCAAGTCATAACAGCAATCAAGACAATGGGTATGGTGCCAAAGGAGGCTATTGGTGAGGCAATCAAGGCATACACATACAAGAAGCTCCCATCGTTAAGTAAGGTCTCAATGATACATGGTGATGCAAAGGTCCGAGCGATGCTAGTTACCATCACATGCTTGCTGCCATCAGAGAAAGGCTCAGTCTCATGCAGCTTCCTGCTGAAGCTACTCAGGGCAACCAATTTGCTTAAGTGTGGAGAGATGTGCAGGAAAGAGCTTGTGAAGCGCATTGGGCGACAACTGGATGAAACATCCGTGTCAGATCTTCTCATTCCTACAGTCGATGGAGAGACAACTGTTTATGACATTGACATGATCCTTAGCATTGTTGAAGAGTATGTCAGGCAAGACTGCAAAAATGCCCAGAAACATAATGCTGAAGTGAACG TAGCAAAAGTTGTTGATGGATATCTCACCGAGGTTGCAAAGGACCCAAATACCCCTGTTTTGAAGTTCATTCATCTTGCtgaagcagtttcaggcaattcaaGGCCGTTCCATGATGGGCTATACCGAGCCATTGACATGTATCTGAAG GAGCACCCAAGCTTAAGCAAGAGCGACAAAAAGAAACTTTGCTGCCTCATGGACTGCAAGAAGTTGTCACCTGATGCATGCGCTCACGCTGTCCAGAACGAGCGTCTGCCTCTGAGAACTGTGGTTCAGGTTCTATACCATGAGCAGACAAGGGCTTCCGCAGCAGCAACCGTCCGAGCTGACAGCATCTGCATCGGCTCCTACGAAAGCTCAAGGTCAGGAGCCACAACGAACACTGAAGATGAGTGGGATGGAGTCATAGCGGTGGAAGAACTCAGTCTGTCGAAGACTACAAAGCTAGACAAATGTGACAGCGCTGAAAAGAGCCACGGCAGCAGCAAGAGCACCACCAATGGCAAGGTGAAAGGCGGCGCGACACCAAAGAAGGTTCTCGGGAAGATGCTGTCGAGCAAAGGGCTGACCGGGGAGCGGAGCAGCTCGGACTCATCCGACAGCGCCATCTTGCGGAGCCAGGATCATCCAAAGAGGACTCCCTCcaggagcacgaagccggctgctGCATAG